One Anopheles marshallii chromosome 3, idAnoMarsDA_429_01, whole genome shotgun sequence genomic region harbors:
- the LOC128713609 gene encoding intraflagellar transport protein 122 homolog: MRAIPKWVEKIHDSSEKSDVASIHSICYHPEGLQLVVAAGDKVLVYDPLDGNLINSLKGHKDTVYCVAYAKDGKKFASGSADKTVIIWTQKLEGLLKYSHNDSIQCLAFNPISHQLASCAVSDFSFWSSEQKAVQKYKSIARINACAWTNDGQYIALGLANGTISIRNKAGEEKIKIDRPGGANSPVFGLAWNPPATSGSSDILCVIDWAQTLSFYSLGGQMIGKERNFGFDPLCLTFFPNGEFLIVAGCNKALQLFTRDGIRLGLLGEQHDSWIWNAAVHPAGNGVVVGCQDGTLGCYTLAFNTVHALYRERYAFRENMCDVIIQHLVSGQKVRIKCRDLVHKIAIYRNRLAVQLPERVVLYELSSAENQPMHYKVKEKIAKKFDCSLLVVCAQHLVLCQEKKLQSLDFNGVLQREWMMDSFIRYIKVTGGPAGREGLLLGLKSGQVWRIFLDNSLPILVTTVLSSVRCLDLNASRTKLAVVDDAGRLVVRDLIADTMLYQDSSVNSVAWNTHLESMLCYSHTTGGLSVRVGSLPPRSPQTMLGVVVGLCGATAFCLRGNVMSNVPLALGATMWQFVEAGLFEDAYQVACLGVPLSDWEGLAQAALDALNYQVARDAYVKVRNLPWLELIGDLKERQKRGETSKEVLLAETYAFAGKYKDAARLYQKSGNNSKALAMYSDLRMFDLAQEFLKEGSAADRKELIRRRAEWACSVHEPRAAAELLLSAGEPERAIEIVAEQGWADVLLDIGRRLAASEKAPLELIASHLRRLKALPLAAEIYRKLGEEEQVVQLHVEARDWPEAFRLAEHLPKVLPSIHFQHAQWLAESDQFISAHEAYILAGKPHEATKLLRNLVECAVSEERYLDAGYYTWLRAKQALKLLEDAKQTMDANDSGVTDYRSLLKLSSIYYAYNTINSYLKEPFTSSPPLTLFNTSRFVVNQINGTTPPKGISLFAVYYTLSKQAKVLGANKLHLQINNKLQSLKIPVGIQEQVDISYISSRACPGGFNDPEELLPMCYKCSNYSPHLHGNRCPNCQQEYVFSYVSFEILPLAEFAPEAGISELDAERLLLAPPKSSTYDQQDRFIQEDIIDTYPSTLDREALRAIDPREVIIVRGPAPLATRYYRNLLPELQITVCSECNQVFHSEDFELQFLQKGHCPFCRSTDESLMN; encoded by the exons ATGCGAGCCATTCCGAAATGGGTTGAGAAAATCCACGATTCCAGCGAAAAGAGCGATGTCGCTAG TATCCACTCGATATGCTATCATCCGGAAGGGCTTCAGCTGGTGGTCGCTGCTGGAGACAAAGTGTTGGTATACGATCCTCTCGATGGTAATCTGATTAATTCACTGAAAGGCCACAAGGACACGGTTTACTGTGTGGCGTACGCAAAGGATGGCAAAAAGTTTGCTTCGGGAAGTGCGGACAAAACGGTGATCATATGGACGCAGAAGCTGGAAGGACTGTTGAAATACTC ACATAATGATTCGATCCAATGTTTAGCGTTCAACCCAATCTCGCACCAGCTggcctcgtgtgcggtgtcggATTTTTCCTTCTGGTCATCCGAGCAGAAAGCGGTACAAAAGTACAAATCGATTGCGCGCATTAACGCCTGCGCCTGGACGAACGATGGACAGTACATTGCGCTCGGACTGGCAAATGGAACGATCTCGATACGCAACAAGGCTGGCGAGGAGAAGATTAAGATCGATCGTCCGGGTGGTGCGAACAGTCCGGTGTTCGGGCTGGCCTGGAACCCCCCGGCAACGTCTGGTTCGTCGGACATACTATGTGTGATTGATTGGGCCCAGACGTTGTCGTTCTACTCGCTCGGTGGTCAGATGATTGGGAAGGAGCGAAACTTTGGCTTTGATCCGttgtgtttaacatttttcccgAACGGCGAGTTCCTGATCGTTGCCGGTTGCAACAAGGCTCTTCAACTGTTTACCCGCGATGGCATACGTTTGGGTCTGCTTGGGGAACAACACGATTCCTGGATTTGGAACGCAGCGGTACATCCCGCTGGAAACGGTGTG GTTGTTGGCTGTCAGGACGGAACGTTGGGATGTTACACACTGGCATTCAACACTGTTCACGCATTATATCGCGAGCGATACGCTTTCCGCGAGAATATGTGCGATGTAATCATTCAGCATCTCGTGTCGGGCCAGAAGGTTCGCATCAAGTGCCGCGATCTGGTGCACAAGATCGCAATCTACCGCAACCGACTAGCCGTGCAGCTCCCGGAACGGGTCGTGTTGTACGAGCTGAGCTCAGCCGAAAACCAACCGATGCACTacaaagtgaaagaaaagatAGCGAAGAAGTTCGACTGCAGTCTGCTGGTCGTTTGTGCCCAACATCTGGTGCTGTGCCAGGAGAAGAAACTGCAAAGCCTCGATTTCAACGGCGTGCTGCAGCGCGAATGGATGATGGACAGCTTTATACGGTACATCAAGGTTACGGGCGGTCCAGCCGGTCGGGAAGGATTGCTATTGGGATTGAAAAGTGGTCAGGTTTGGAGGATCTTTCTCGATAACTCACTACCAATCCTGGTCACCACGGTGCTGTCGTCGGTGCGCTGTCTCGATTTGAACGCGTCGCGCACCAAACTGGCCGTGGTGGATGACGCCGGACGGTTGGTAGTACGGGATCTCATCGCCGACACAATGCTCTATCAGGACTCGAGCGTGAATTCGGTCGCCTGGAACACACACCTTGAGTCGATGCTATGCTACTCCCATACGACTGGTGGATTAAGCGTTCGTGTCGGATCTTTGCCTCCGCGCAGCCCACAAACCATGCTCGGAGTTGTGGTGGGTTTGTGTGGAGCGACTGCCTTCTGTCTGCGTGGTAACGTTATGAGCAACGTGCCGCTAGCACTCGGCGCTACTATGTGGCAGTTTGTCGAGGCAGGTTTATTTGA GGATGCATATCAGGTCGCATGCTTGGGAGTGCCGCTATCCGACTGGGAAGGACTTGCGCAAGCCGCATTGGATGCTCTAAACTATCAGGTGGCGCGTGACGCTTATGTAAAGGTGCGCAATTTGCCCTGGCTGGAGCTGATCGGTGATCTAAAGGAGCGTCAGAAACGTGGCGAAACTTCTAAAGAAGTGTTGCTAGCGGAAACGTATGCTTTCGCGGGAAAGTACAAAGATGCGGCCCGATTGTATCAGAAATcgggcaacaacagcaaagctCTGGCGATGTACAGCGATTTGCGGATGTTCGATCTTGCCCAGGAGTTCCTGAAGGAAGGAAGTGCCGCCGATCGGAAGGAGCTGATCCGTCGACGGGCTGAGTGGGCCTGCTCCGTACATGAGCCACGAGCCGCGGCAGAGCTCCTGCTATCAGCCGGCGAACCGGAACGAGCGATCGAAATTGTAGCCGAGCAGGGTTGGGCCGATGTGTTGCTGGATATTGGGCGTCGATTGGCAGCTTCGGAAAAAGCACCCCTTGAGCTGATCGCTAGCCACCTACGACGGTTGAAAGCGCTACCGCTTGCGGCGGAAATTTATCGTAAGCTGGGCGAGGAAGAACAGGTCGTACAGTTGCATGTAGAAGCGAGAGATTGGCCGGAAGCGTTTCGTTTGGCCGAACATCTTCCGAAGGTGTTGCCCTCGATTCATTTCCAGCATGCCCAGTGGCTTGCCGAATCGGACCAGTTTATATCGGCGCACGAAGCTTACATTTTAGCGGGAAAACCACATGAAGCTACGAAATTGCTACGGAATCTGGTAGAATGTGCCGTGTCCGAGGAACGTTACCTAGATGCGGGTTATTACACGTGGTTAAGAGCAAAACAGGCGCTTAAGCTGCTTGAGGATGCTAAACAGACGATGGATGCGAACGATTCTGGCGTGACGGACTATCGATCATTATTGAAGCTGTCATCGATCTACTACGCTTACAATACGATCAATTCTTATCTGAAGGAACCTTTCACGAGTAGCCCTCCACTGACGTTGTTTAACACGAGTCGCTTTGTGGTGAATCAAATCAATGGAACGACACCACCGAAGGGTATCAGTTTATT TGCCGTATACTACACCCTGTCGAAGCAAGCGAAGGTGCTCGGTGCAAATAAGCTGCATCTGCAGATCAACAACAAGCTGCAATCGTTGAAGATTCCTGTGGGCATCCAGGAACAGGTGGACATAAGCTACATTAGCAGTCGTGCCTGTCCCGGCGGATTTAACGACCCGGAGGAACTGTTACCGATGTGCTACAAGTGTTCGAACTATAGTCCCCATTTGCACGGCAATCGGTGTCCCAACTGTCAGCAGGAGTACGTCTTCTCTTACGTTTCCTTTGAAATTTTACCGTTGGCGGAGTTCGCACCGGAGGCAGGCATCAGCGAACTCGATGCGGAACGGTTACTCTTGGCACCGCCGAAGAGTTCTACCTACGATCAACAAGATCGATTTATTCAGGAG gATATCATTGACACCTATCCATCTACACTCGATCGCGAAGCGCTGCGAGCGATCGACCCGAGGGAAGTGATCATTGTACGCGGTCCTGCCCCGCTAGCGACGCGATATTATCGAAACTTACTGCCCGAGCTGCAAATCACCGTCTGTTCCGAATGCAACCAAGTATTTCATTCGGAAGACTTTGAGCTACAGTTTTTGCAGAAGGGTCACTGTCCGTTTTGTCGTTCCACGGATGAAAGTCTTATGAACTGA